A genomic region of Egibacteraceae bacterium contains the following coding sequences:
- the glmM gene encoding phosphoglucosamine mutase, which yields MGQLFGTDGIRGVANTELTPELAVGLGRAVVRTLREEGVARPRIAVGRDPRVSGEMLEAALVAGTCSAGGDVIPLGVLPTPGVANLTVALGADSGAMISASHNPVGDNGIKFFGADGYKLTDAEEYRVEELLQTTAEDRPTGAEIGRVTPEPGAVDAYADRLVAAGADLGGLRVVMDCADGAASAIAPTVLRRLGAEVTAIHNTPDGTNINDGCGSTYPETVARAVVEHGADVGLAYDGDADRLIAADHTGAVVDGDAILAVLAQQMHAAGRLDTVVTTVMTNLGFHHAMDDLGIAVVTTRVGDRYVLEEMRAHGYPLGGEQSGHVILADHSTTGDGILTAVRLLSAMTTSGRPVAELAAIMRRLPQVLVNVRGVDRTRLAGAEPLWEAVAKEEAELAGTGRVLVRASGTEPLVRVMVEADTQARAAAIAERLAAVAADELR from the coding sequence ATGGGGCAGCTGTTCGGCACCGATGGCATTCGTGGTGTCGCCAACACGGAGCTGACGCCGGAGCTGGCCGTCGGCCTCGGCCGGGCGGTCGTGCGCACCCTGCGCGAGGAGGGCGTCGCGCGGCCGCGCATCGCGGTGGGCCGGGATCCGCGCGTGTCCGGTGAGATGCTCGAGGCCGCGCTCGTGGCGGGGACCTGCTCGGCCGGGGGGGATGTCATCCCCCTCGGCGTGCTGCCGACCCCGGGCGTGGCGAACCTCACCGTGGCGCTGGGTGCCGACAGCGGCGCGATGATCTCGGCGAGCCACAACCCGGTGGGTGACAACGGGATCAAGTTCTTCGGCGCCGACGGCTACAAGCTCACCGACGCGGAGGAGTACCGGGTCGAGGAGCTGCTCCAGACCACGGCCGAGGACCGTCCGACGGGCGCCGAGATCGGGCGCGTGACGCCGGAGCCGGGCGCCGTGGACGCCTACGCCGACCGGCTCGTGGCCGCGGGCGCCGACCTGGGGGGGCTGCGGGTGGTGATGGACTGCGCCGACGGGGCCGCGTCCGCGATCGCCCCGACGGTGCTGCGTCGCCTGGGCGCCGAGGTCACGGCGATCCACAACACCCCCGACGGCACGAACATCAACGACGGGTGCGGGTCGACCTACCCGGAGACGGTGGCCCGGGCGGTCGTGGAGCACGGGGCCGACGTCGGCCTGGCCTACGACGGCGACGCCGACCGGCTGATCGCCGCGGACCACACCGGCGCGGTCGTCGACGGCGACGCGATCCTCGCGGTGCTGGCCCAGCAGATGCACGCCGCCGGCCGGCTCGACACCGTCGTGACCACGGTGATGACCAACCTGGGGTTCCACCATGCCATGGACGACCTCGGCATCGCGGTGGTGACGACCCGGGTGGGCGACCGGTACGTGCTGGAGGAGATGCGCGCGCACGGCTACCCCCTCGGGGGGGAGCAGTCCGGCCACGTGATCCTCGCCGACCACTCGACCACGGGTGACGGGATCCTGACGGCCGTGCGGCTGCTCTCGGCGATGACGACGTCGGGCCGGCCGGTCGCCGAGCTGGCCGCCATCATGCGGCGGCTGCCCCAGGTCCTGGTCAACGTGCGGGGCGTCGATCGCACGCGCCTGGCGGGTGCGGAGCCGCTCTGGGAGGCCGTCGCCAAGGAGGAGGCCGAGCTGGCCGGGACCGGTCGTGTGCTGGTCCGCGCCTCGGGCACGGAGCCGCTCGTGCGGGTCATGGTCGAAGCCGACACCCAGGCGCGGGCCGCCGCGATCGCCGAACGCCTCGCGGCCGTCGCCGCGGACGAGCTGCGCTGA
- a CDS encoding DUF4870 domain-containing protein, with amino-acid sequence MSAVPPPPQPPPPAAGPPGSRPADSRNWAMAAHLSAFVVLLGVPLPFLGPLVIWLVRRDTDPYAAIHAREALNFQLTMVIVFTVGTIVTFVTAFILVGLLLIPVLIAAAVAWFVLVILAAIKAANGEHYRYPFTIRFVT; translated from the coding sequence ATGAGCGCGGTCCCCCCGCCGCCGCAGCCGCCCCCACCCGCGGCCGGACCGCCGGGTTCGCGGCCCGCCGACTCCCGCAACTGGGCGATGGCCGCCCACCTGTCGGCGTTCGTCGTCCTGCTCGGCGTGCCCCTGCCGTTCCTCGGGCCGCTGGTCATCTGGCTGGTGCGCCGCGACACCGACCCCTACGCCGCCATCCACGCCCGCGAGGCGCTGAACTTCCAGCTCACCATGGTCATCGTCTTCACGGTGGGCACGATCGTCACCTTCGTCACGGCGTTCATCCTGGTGGGGCTCCTGCTGATACCGGTGCTCATCGCCGCCGCGGTGGCGTGGTTCGTGCTCGTGATCCTGGCCGCGATCAAGGCCGCCAACGGTGAGCACTACCGCTACCCGTTCACCATCCGCTTCGTCACCTAG
- a CDS encoding AAA family ATPase produces MNFFLEIITRVEFIGAVVLIVGGTIAALVVQQRRDRNRRAEGAPAAPPAPLQAVPAPTRGPDEDSFNAAVTIADRPTVTFADVAGLGDAITELLEISEYLADPERFRRLGAELPKGILLHGQPGCGKTLLAKALAGETGVPFFSVSASSFVEKYVGVGAARIRKLFEDAKQAAPSIIFIDELDALGSRSDAEASGEREFDHCLNQLLVEMDGFAGTAGILVVGATNRPELVDPALLRPGRFNRSVHIDRLDRDGREQALRMHAAKRKVSRNVDWAEVANATAGLSAADLANLVNEASLLAARRHRPLVAADDVDEAITRVHSGLRRPRVLTAEEKELVAVHEAGHATLSLLLRGTEPPARVSIVSRSGVMGKSIWAAPEENEIQTKRQLLGQLILLLGGRAAELNAFGEPSNRAEDDLEHAATVARRMVERWAMTGRFELAGGRKDDKAARQFEGSAGGQEVRQLLAQAEKAARVILDDHADQLRRIAKALLRHETLTAAELADLGAGRTLTDGQAARTLAAQPTRRPPLRLPG; encoded by the coding sequence ATGAACTTCTTCCTCGAGATCATCACCCGCGTCGAGTTCATCGGCGCTGTCGTCCTGATCGTCGGCGGCACGATCGCCGCCCTGGTCGTCCAGCAGCGCCGCGACCGCAACCGGCGCGCCGAGGGGGCACCGGCGGCACCGCCCGCGCCGTTGCAGGCCGTCCCGGCGCCCACCCGCGGCCCCGACGAGGACTCGTTCAACGCGGCCGTGACCATCGCCGACCGGCCCACCGTGACCTTCGCCGACGTCGCCGGGCTCGGGGACGCCATCACCGAGCTGCTGGAGATCAGCGAGTACCTGGCCGACCCCGAGCGCTTCCGCCGTCTCGGCGCGGAGCTGCCCAAGGGCATCCTGCTGCACGGCCAGCCCGGCTGCGGCAAGACCCTGCTGGCCAAGGCGCTGGCCGGCGAGACGGGCGTGCCGTTCTTCTCCGTCTCGGCGTCCAGCTTCGTCGAGAAGTACGTGGGCGTCGGGGCCGCCCGCATCCGCAAGCTCTTCGAGGACGCCAAGCAGGCCGCCCCGTCGATCATCTTCATCGACGAGCTCGACGCCCTCGGCAGCCGCAGCGACGCCGAGGCCTCGGGCGAGCGGGAGTTCGACCACTGCCTGAACCAGCTGCTCGTGGAGATGGACGGTTTCGCCGGCACCGCGGGGATCCTGGTGGTCGGCGCGACGAACCGCCCGGAGCTGGTCGACCCCGCCCTCCTGCGACCGGGCCGGTTCAACCGCAGCGTCCACATCGACCGCCTCGACCGGGACGGACGGGAGCAGGCCCTGCGCATGCACGCGGCCAAGCGCAAGGTCTCCCGCAACGTCGACTGGGCGGAGGTCGCCAACGCCACGGCCGGTCTGTCCGCCGCGGACCTCGCGAACCTCGTCAACGAGGCGTCGCTGCTGGCCGCACGCCGGCACCGCCCGCTGGTGGCAGCCGACGATGTGGACGAGGCGATCACCCGCGTGCACTCCGGCCTGCGCCGGCCCCGGGTGCTGACCGCCGAGGAGAAGGAGCTCGTCGCGGTGCACGAGGCGGGTCACGCCACCCTCTCCCTGCTGCTGCGGGGCACCGAGCCCCCGGCCCGGGTCTCGATCGTCAGCCGCAGCGGGGTCATGGGCAAGTCGATCTGGGCGGCTCCCGAGGAGAACGAGATCCAGACCAAGCGCCAGCTGCTCGGCCAGCTCATCCTGCTCCTGGGCGGGCGAGCCGCCGAGCTGAACGCGTTCGGGGAGCCGAGCAACCGCGCCGAGGACGATCTGGAGCACGCCGCGACCGTGGCGCGGCGCATGGTCGAGCGCTGGGCGATGACCGGCCGCTTCGAGCTGGCCGGCGGCCGCAAGGACGACAAGGCGGCGCGTCAGTTCGAGGGCAGCGCCGGCGGTCAGGAGGTCCGCCAGCTGCTGGCCCAGGCCGAGAAGGCCGCCCGGGTGATCCTGGACGACCATGCCGACCAGCTGCGCCGCATCGCCAAGGCGCTGCTGCGCCACGAGACGCTGACCGCCGCGGAGCTGGCCGACCTGGGGGCCGGACGCACGCTCACCGATGGACAGGCGGCCCGCACGCTCGCCGCTCAGCCCACCCGCCGGCCGCCGCTGCGCCTGCCCGGCTAG